The Synechococcus sp. RS9916 DNA segment GCAGTGGTTGCTTCAGCTCAACCTCACGAGCGTGTTCCAGCTTTGCTCCGCTGTGGTTCCGTCCATGCGTGGTGCTGGCGGACTCGTGATCAACGTGAGCAGCCATGCTGCTCGCAACGCCTTTCCAAGCTGGGGTGCTTACTGCACCACCAAAGCTGCTCTTGCCAGTTTTACGCGCTGCTTGGCGGAGGAGGAGCGGGCCAACGGGATTCGTGCCTGCACCCTCACCCTTGGTGCAGTGGATTCGTCCCTCTGGGATTCCCCCACGGTCGACAGTTCCTTCGACCGGCGTGCCATGCTGCCACTCGAGCAAGCTTCTGCAGCACTTCTTCACCTTGCCGAGCAACCGGCCACCCAGGTGATTGAGGACCTCACCCTGATGCCCGCTGTGGGCGCCTTTTAATTACGCCTTCAATGACTTCAACGCTCCCAGCCACCAGTAACGGCCTCAGTGGCGGCAACGTGCAAGCTACGGACGGCGTCGTCCAGACCGTCTCGGCCCAGATCAGTGCCCGTCTGAAGGCAGCCGGTGTCTCGTTCCTGGCGAATGACAACATTGCCGACTTCATCCTTCCTGGAGAAATGCAGGCCCTCGAGGCCGAAGTAGGCGACCGTGTGCGTGATCTTCTGCGCAGCCTGGTGATCGATATCGAGAACGATCACAACACGGAGGAAACGGCCGAGCGCGTGGCTCGGATGTACCTGCACGAAGTGTTCAAGGGGCGTTACCACCAGCAGCCCAAGGTGGCCAGCTTCCCCAACGTCAAAGAGCTCGACGAGATCTACACCGTTGGTCCGATCACCGTTCGCTCAGCTTGTTCACACCACCTGGTGCCGATCATGGGCAACTGCTGGATTGGCATCAAGCCTGGTAGCAGGGTGATCGGTCTCTCCAAGTTCACCCGCGTTGCCGATTGGGTGTTTTCCCGTCCTCATATCCAGGAGGAAGCGGTGATGATTTTGGCTGATGAGATCGAGCGCCTTTGTGAGCCCAAAGGACTTGGCATCATCGTGAAGGCTCAGCACTACTGCATGAAGTGGAGAGGTGTGCGCGAACCGCAAACCAGCATGGTGAATTCCGTGGTGCGTGGTGATTTCCGACACGACCCCAGCCTTAAGCAGGAGTTCTTTGAGCTGGTGCGTCAGCAAGAAGCCCTGCTGAGCACCTGAGGCCTGCTGTCCGTTAGGGCCCCTCGATGGGGCCCACAGCATTGCTGTTGGTCTTCAGCACCTTGCCTTGATCCGTGGTCACTGTGAGCACGGCCATGACTGAGCTGCCAGCGTCGTCGGCATTGATCACGTAAGTCCGTTCGCCAGCGGAATCGATCAGTTGCCAGTGGCCTTTCGCGGAGCGTCGATACCAGTGGATCGTCAGCGTCTCGATTGTGCTGTCGTTGAACTCAAGCTCTGCTTTGAGAAGCGCTCTTTGACGTGCCTCACCGACCACCGCAAAGTGTTTCAGGCCCGCGATGGCCTGAACGATCCGCCCCTCCGCTTGCTGGTCGCGAGTGATTTCGCCATCCAGCACCTGAATTTGTTGCTGGGGGGTGGCGGTTAAGCCCGGAACGCATTGAAGACTGCCATTCTCCAGTCGGCAGCCGGGGAGCATGCCCTGACCTCGCACCGCGCTGGTGGTGCTCAACAGCAGGCTCCCCGTGAGTGCCCAACCGATCAGCGCACCTGCCGATCGCGTCTTCATCGGACTGGTTGGTTGGCCGCTGCGGGAGGACGGAAGAAAACGCACCATGGTGCTGGGGTCTTGGCTCAAGCTAGATCTGCTGTAGCAGTGGCCTCGATTAAGTCACGCACTTTGGTGAGGTCTTTGACGCCTGGTGCGGTCTCCAGCCGGCTGGAGGCATCGAGGCCGTCGGGACGCACCTGGCTGAGTAAGTCAGGAATCCATTCAGCACTGATCCCTCCTGCGAGCCACCAGGGCATGGCTGAAGGCAGCTGGCGTTCCAGTTGCTGAAGCCAGCTCAGCTCCAGTCGATGCCCCGTACCGCCAAGCTGTTCGGCACTCCAGGCATCCAGCAGCAGAGCATCCACGCAGGCTTCGTAGCGCTGCAGGCATTCGAGGTCTTGGGGTTGACGTAAGCGCAGGGCCTTCCACCAGCGGGTTTGCGGGTGGCGCTGGCGCAGGGTTGAACATCGCTCCGGTGTTTCGTTGCCATGAAGCTGCACCACTGTGGGGATCCCCTCTCCCCTCAGCGCTTCGTTCAACTGGGCATCGTCGGCATCTGCCACCACCCACACCCGCTCCACACTGGGATGGTGGTGATGCAGATGGGCAAACAGGTCCCTGCGCTGCTGCTCAGGGATGAAACGGGGGGTGGCGGCGACACCGATCACGCCGATCGCTTTCGCCCCCATCGCTGCAATGGCGCAGGCTTGTTCGACGGTGGTCAGGCCGCAGATCTTGACGGCCACAGCTGAATCGTTCATGGATGGCTCCTGCAGCCCGTTGAAATGCAGTTTCTAGGATTAGGAGGAAGAAGGCCCTGCTGTGGCCTCGCGGAGGAGTCCTGTGGGTGAAGGCTGGCAGCTGATGCGCATCCGGGGAATTCCCTTGCGGGTGCACCCCAGTTGGTTCCTGATCGTTTCCCTGATCACCGTGGTGGCCCAGCCCAACTGGTCATCCTTACCCGAGGTGCAGGCGCTGGGGGTTTGGAGTTCCTGGCTGTTCAGCCTGCTCACCGCGTTGCTTCTGTTCGTGTCCGTGCTGCTCCATGAGCTCGGTCATTCCCTGGTGGCGCTTCGAGAAGGCGTGCAGGTGCGCAGCATCACGTTGTTCCTCCTGGGAGGCGTGGCCCGGGTGGAACGCGAATGCCCGACAGCCATGGGGGCCTTTCGGGTGGCTGCGGCCGGCCCATTGGTCAGTTTCGTTCTTGGGGCTGCTCTGCTGTTGGGCGTTCACTCCGCGGATCACATCAGCCCGATCCTGGGACGCCTGGTGTCAGAACTGGCGGTGGTCAATGTCGTTTTGGCGTTGTTCAACCTGCTTCCTGGCCTGCCCCTTGATGGGGGGTTGATCCTCAAGGCTCTGGTGTGGCACTTCACCGGCAGCCAACGCAAAGGCATTCAGGTGGCAACGGCCACCGGTCGTTTCCTCTCGCTGTTTGCGATTTTCATGGGGGTGTGGCTGTTCTTGGCCAAGGGAGGCGGCATCGGGGCGTTGTGGTTGGTGATGCTCGGTTGGTTCGGCCTGGGTGCATCCCGCAATCAAACCCAGGTGCTGATGCTGCAGAACGTTTTGCGCAAGCTCACGGTGCAGGCGGCCACGGCCCGGCGTTTCCGGGTGCTGGAGGCGGATCAGCCTCTGCGCCGTTTGAGTGAATTGCGCTTGGGCGGCCAACAGGAGGGGATCGACGGCGATGCTCGGCCGGCGGACTGGGTGTTGGTCACCCGTGGCGGTCGATGGTTGGGCACCATTGACGATGCGCCGTTGCGTGATCTGCCAGTTCAGCAATGGGATCGGCAGATCCTGGCGGATCATCTGCAGCCGCTGGACACTCTTCCCTCGATTGCGGAAACCGAACCGTTGTGGAAAGCCGTGCCTGCCCTGGAAGCCAGTGCTCAAGGTCGCTTGCTGGTGATCAACCGCGCCGGATTGCCCGCTGGCACCCTGGAGAGGGGCGATGTGGGTGAGGCGGTTCTCAAGGCCCTCAATCTGCGCTTGCCGCCTCCAATGCTGGAGGCGGCCCGTCGTCAGAACGGCTATCCGTTCGGCTTACCCCTGGTGCAGGCCGTTGCGTCGATGCAGGCCTCAGGGTTGCTCGAGGAAGAGCCATCTCCAAAGACGCGATAAAGGCTCACTTGCTTCCTGATCTCATCCCATTGGGACGTCTCGAGCTGATGGGGCATCCAGCTCAGCCCAGGCCAGAGCAGCGGCAATGCGTCTTTCAGTGCGGCCACGATGGGCTCGCGGGTTAGGCCCTCTAGCGGTGATGGCGGGTCGCTCTGGAAGAGGTCTCGCCAGAGTGCGGCAGGAGGTTGCAGCACGATTTCACCATGCTGGAGCAGGTGCCCGCGGCGCCAGAACTGAGCGCTCCCAATGCGTTTGCTTCTGTTCCCATCCATCAGATCAGCACTGGTGGAGCTGGCAAAGCAGTGCGCTGACCCCGCCGTCGCCTCGGCTTCTCCTGCCTGGAGTGTCACCCCCAGCTTCGCGAATCCTTCGACGAGCCACTGACTGGTGGCTTGATAGGCCTGCCGCCGGCTTCGTGGTGCATGGGGCCAGATCAGTGCGTAGGTCAGGCCGCCGGCATGAAGCACGCCCCCACCACCACTGGGGCGTCGGACGCGCTGCAAAGCGCCTCTCTGCTCCAGCCTCGTCCAGCGACCAGGCAGCTCTTGCTGATGATGCCCCAGGGACAGCCAGGCCCCAGGCCAGGTGTAGAAGCGAAGCACCGGCGACGTCAGGGCTCCTTGCACGCATTGCTCCAGGAGCCAGGCATCGAGCGCCATCTGTTCAGGGCCTTGGAGCTCCAGCTGCGGCAACAGCAGGCCGCTGCGCGCTGGGGCGGGCGGGCAGGATGCATTGGTTGGCGTGATGGGCATGGAGCTGGGTGATCTGCTGGTGGCGGTGCCCCTCGGTCTCCTCGCCGGAGCCCTCGCAGGCCTGTTGGGCATTGGCGGCGGTCTGATTTTCGCGCCTTTGCTGCTGTGGATGGGGCTGCCGCCTCACCAGGCCCTGGCCACCAGCACATTTGCGATCGTTCCCACTGCCCTCGGTGGCACGGTCACCCACCTGCGTCAGCGCGCCATCCCAGCCCAGCAAGGCCTGGCGATCGGCCTGGCGGCCTTTCTATCGGCATTGCTGTTCAGCCAATTAGGTCGCTTCGCGGAGGGCTGGCATTTGTTGTTGCTCCAGTGCCTGATGTATCTGGTGCTGACTGTGACGATCCGGGCCGAAACGGACGACGCTGAACTGCAAGCGTCACAGTCGCTGCCGTGGGCCGGTCTGATGCTGATCGGTGGTGTGGCCGGCCTGGCTGGCGGAATGCTCGGGTTGGGTGGCGGTTTGGTGATGGTGCCTCTGATGGTGCGCACGCTGGCGGTGCCCATTCGTCTGGCCATCCGCTTCAGCACCCTGGCGGTGGCCTGCTCGGCCTCGGCGGCCTCCTTGCAGTTTCTGGTGGAACAGCGTGGTGATCCCTCCATGGGCTTGTTGCTGGGGTTCACGGCAGCCCTGGCTGCCCAGTGGAGTGCCTCCCGGTTGGATCGTGCGAAGCCCGGCACCCTGGCGGCTTTGCTGCGGGCCTTGGCGCTGATCCTTGCTCTCGACAGTGGCAGGCGTGCTCTTCAGCTCGCCTTGCATCTCAGCTGATTGTTGATCAGTGAACCGTCCATGCGATCAGGGGCTGCAAGCCCAGGGCAACGACCAGACTCACCACCAAGGCGACAGTTGCTTTCCCGAGGTCGCTCCCCATGCCTAGGAGCACAACGGTTCCACTGCGGGCGTTGTTCAACGCTTCCCACGGCTGCTTTCTGCTGAGCAGGGCCAATTCCCTCCCGGCCAAGACACCCAGAAACACCCAGGTGGTGCTGAGGGGAAAACTGCTGAGCAACCCCTGGGCGAGCAGACACAGCCCGAATACGCAATCAATCACCGTTGCAGAGCGCAGATCAGTGGTGTCGGTCTTGGATCGGATCACGGTCTGGATCGGCCCGCCCCCCAGAGCGATCAGGATGCAGAGCCCCAGGCAGAGGATCAGCGTGGTGCTGGCCATCGCTGGCCCGTTCAGCGTTCTCGGGAGATAGACAAAAATGTTGCCCATGTCCTGAACCATCCACAGGCTCCACAGAACTGCTGTGGAGCCCCACTGCAGGGCAAGCCAGATGGTGTTGATCGGAGCGCCACGCCGGGGGCTGCGCAACACCCAGCGTTCAAGCACCCAGAGCCCGAAGCCCCAGCTGATCAGTGCGATCACGAGGGCCAGCCCATAGCCGCAGATAGAGCTCTGGATCAGCCTGGTGCTTTGACTGGGAACGAAGCTCGACAACACCAAAAAGGAGGTGCTGACAGGGGCGCCCCAGGCTGTCAGGGCCAGGACGACAAGCGGTGGAATGACATAGACCCAGGTGAATGGGGCTGGCATGGGGAACAGGGCGAGTCGTCCCCAGGAGGGGTCGC contains these protein-coding regions:
- a CDS encoding SDR family oxidoreductase, with the translated sequence MPSVLITGASRGIGRAAALAFAQAGWDLLLLSRSEAALQALSSEIASLGRRVRFQACDLADPAAIAPAVEQLLSHGQHPSVLINNAGAAYTGDLLAMPLERWQWLLQLNLTSVFQLCSAVVPSMRGAGGLVINVSSHAARNAFPSWGAYCTTKAALASFTRCLAEEERANGIRACTLTLGAVDSSLWDSPTVDSSFDRRAMLPLEQASAALLHLAEQPATQVIEDLTLMPAVGAF
- the folE gene encoding GTP cyclohydrolase I, which translates into the protein MTSTLPATSNGLSGGNVQATDGVVQTVSAQISARLKAAGVSFLANDNIADFILPGEMQALEAEVGDRVRDLLRSLVIDIENDHNTEETAERVARMYLHEVFKGRYHQQPKVASFPNVKELDEIYTVGPITVRSACSHHLVPIMGNCWIGIKPGSRVIGLSKFTRVADWVFSRPHIQEEAVMILADEIERLCEPKGLGIIVKAQHYCMKWRGVREPQTSMVNSVVRGDFRHDPSLKQEFFELVRQQEALLST
- a CDS encoding phosphoribosylanthranilate isomerase, producing MNDSAVAVKICGLTTVEQACAIAAMGAKAIGVIGVAATPRFIPEQQRRDLFAHLHHHHPSVERVWVVADADDAQLNEALRGEGIPTVVQLHGNETPERCSTLRQRHPQTRWWKALRLRQPQDLECLQRYEACVDALLLDAWSAEQLGGTGHRLELSWLQQLERQLPSAMPWWLAGGISAEWIPDLLSQVRPDGLDASSRLETAPGVKDLTKVRDLIEATATADLA
- a CDS encoding site-2 protease family protein, whose protein sequence is MGEGWQLMRIRGIPLRVHPSWFLIVSLITVVAQPNWSSLPEVQALGVWSSWLFSLLTALLLFVSVLLHELGHSLVALREGVQVRSITLFLLGGVARVERECPTAMGAFRVAAAGPLVSFVLGAALLLGVHSADHISPILGRLVSELAVVNVVLALFNLLPGLPLDGGLILKALVWHFTGSQRKGIQVATATGRFLSLFAIFMGVWLFLAKGGGIGALWLVMLGWFGLGASRNQTQVLMLQNVLRKLTVQAATARRFRVLEADQPLRRLSELRLGGQQEGIDGDARPADWVLVTRGGRWLGTIDDAPLRDLPVQQWDRQILADHLQPLDTLPSIAETEPLWKAVPALEASAQGRLLVINRAGLPAGTLERGDVGEAVLKALNLRLPPPMLEAARRQNGYPFGLPLVQAVASMQASGLLEEEPSPKTR
- a CDS encoding protein ligase, yielding MPITPTNASCPPAPARSGLLLPQLELQGPEQMALDAWLLEQCVQGALTSPVLRFYTWPGAWLSLGHHQQELPGRWTRLEQRGALQRVRRPSGGGGVLHAGGLTYALIWPHAPRSRRQAYQATSQWLVEGFAKLGVTLQAGEAEATAGSAHCFASSTSADLMDGNRSKRIGSAQFWRRGHLLQHGEIVLQPPAALWRDLFQSDPPSPLEGLTREPIVAALKDALPLLWPGLSWMPHQLETSQWDEIRKQVSLYRVFGDGSSSSNPEACIDATACTRGKPNG
- a CDS encoding sulfite exporter TauE/SafE family protein, with product MELGDLLVAVPLGLLAGALAGLLGIGGGLIFAPLLLWMGLPPHQALATSTFAIVPTALGGTVTHLRQRAIPAQQGLAIGLAAFLSALLFSQLGRFAEGWHLLLLQCLMYLVLTVTIRAETDDAELQASQSLPWAGLMLIGGVAGLAGGMLGLGGGLVMVPLMVRTLAVPIRLAIRFSTLAVACSASAASLQFLVEQRGDPSMGLLLGFTAALAAQWSASRLDRAKPGTLAALLRALALILALDSGRRALQLALHLS